A stretch of the Glycine soja cultivar W05 chromosome 13, ASM419377v2, whole genome shotgun sequence genome encodes the following:
- the LOC114381313 gene encoding nucleobase-ascorbate transporter 1-like encodes MADITHQPMEQLQDLEYCIDSNPPWAETILLAFQNYILMLGTSVMIPSMLVPAMGGSSGDKAQVIQTLLFVAGINTLLQALFGTRLPAVVGGSFAYVIPIAHIISDSSLQRINDPHERFLQTMRAIQGALIVASSIQIVLGYSQVWGLFSRFFSPLGMAPVVGLVGLGLIQRGFPALGNCVEIGIPMLLLVVGLSQYLKHVRPFRDIPIFERFPVLICVTIVWIYSVILTASGAYRHKPTITQNSCRTDRANLISTAPWFMFPYPLQWGPPTFSAGHSFAMMSAVIVSMVESTGAYKAASRLAIATPPPAYVLSRGIGWQGIGILLDGLYGTGTGSTVSVENVGLLGLTRVGSRRVVQISAGFMIFFSTLGKFGAVFASIPFPIFAALYCVLFGLVAAVGISFLQFTNMNSMRNLIITGLTLFLGISVPQFSNQYWTSSHHGPVHTNAGWFNAFLNTIFSSPATVGLIVAVLLDNTLEVERSKKDRGMPWWVKFRTFRGDNRNEEFYTLPFNLNRFFPPT; translated from the exons ATGGCTGACATTACTCATCAACCTATGGAGCAGCTTCAGGACCTTGAGTACTGCATAGACTCCAATCCTCCATGGG CTGAAACCATCCTATTAGCATTTCAAAATTACATATTGATGCTTGGCACAAGTGTGATGATCCCTTCAATGCTTGTTCCAGCTATGGGAGGAAGTTCT GGTGACAAGGCACAAGTAATACAGACACTACTTTTTGTAGCTGGCATTAACACACTTCTCCAAGCACTTTTTGGAACAAGACTTCCTGCTGTAGTTGGAGGTTCATTTGCATATGTAATTCCAATTGCTCATATTATTAGTGACTCCTCATTGCAACGAATCAATGATCCTCATGAA AGATTTTTACAAACAATGCGAGCTATACAAGGAGCTCTAATCGTAGCCTCAAGCATTCAGATAGTCCTGGGTTACAGTCAAGTATGGGGTCTTTTCTCAAG ATTTTTCAGTCCTCTTGGCATGGCACCTGTAGTTGGACTGGTTGGATTAGGGTTAATTCAACGAGGATTTCCTGCG TTGGGGAACTGTGTAGAAATTGGCATACCAATGTTGTTGTTGGTTGTTGGGTTGTCACAA TATCTAAAGCATGTGAGACCGTTTAGAGACATTCCTATCTTTGAACGTTTTCCAGTTTTGATTTGTGTCACAATTGTTTGGATATACTCTGTCATTTTGACTGCCAGTGGAGCTTATCGGCATAAACCCACCATAACACAGAACAGTTGTCGCACGGACAGAGCTAATCTGATATCTACTGCCCCATG GTTCATGTTCCCATACCCTCTCCAATGGGGTCCACCAACATTTTCTGCTGGTCATTCATTTGCAATGATGTCTGCGGTTATTGTATCAATGGTGGAG TCAACTGGTGCATATAAGGCCGCATCTCGTTTGGCTATTGCCACTCCACCTCCTGCTTATGTGTTGAGTCGAGGCATCGGTTGGCAG gggaTTGGTATCTTACTTGACGGTCTCTATGGAACAGGGACAGGTTCCACTGTTTCTGT GGAAAATGTAGGACTCCTTGGCCTAACCCGAGTTGGAAGTCGCCGAGTTGTTCAAATTTCTGCTGGTTTTATGATATTCTTCTCTACTTTAG gaaagtttggagctgtgtttgcATCCATACCCTTCCCAATATTTGCTGCATTATACTGTGTTCTCTTTGGCCTTGTTG CTGCAGTTGGCATATCATTTCTTCAGTTCACAAACATGAACTCTATGAGAAACCTTATTATCACAGGGCTCACACTGTTCCTTGGAATATCTGTGCCTCAATTTTCAAATCAATATTGGACCAGCTCACACCATGGTCCTGTTCATACTAATGCTGGATGG TTCAATGCTTTCTTGAACACTATATTCTCATCGCCGGCAACAGTAGGTTTGATTGTGGCAGTGTTACTTGACAACACTCTGGAGGTCGAAAGGTCAAAAAAAGATCGAGGGATGCCGTGGTGGGTTAAGTTTAGAACATTTAGAGGAGATAACAGAAATGAAGAATTCTATACTTTGCCTTTCAATCTCAACAGGTTCTTCCCACCTACTTGA